The Anopheles coluzzii chromosome 2, AcolN3, whole genome shotgun sequence genome window below encodes:
- the LOC120947709 gene encoding queuosine salvage protein: protein MLRSARFLLSVTRQLVPRAVVHQPLARAHYCGVKLPASNNHSKSSMAPQLLPAASGELIVKNARHLTVHEEAIEKLADRVIRGIKEKEINIENFSQHEHHPTAKDAHAPNWIFLIDTLNFCFWTPGSDATKWKVDGQTGYFALCAAINRAMREGIDITNPAYYAKITLEQLESILRSDTEGTKAPLLEERVQCLHEVGRVLLDRYEGRFENCVRACEGSAVKLLQRVVEDFPCFRDEAILEHEADGATIETRVSFYKRAQILVGDLWSCYRGEGLGRFEDIDAITMFADYRVPQVLVHFGTLAYGDELMAVLKEDKLLANGCREEMEIRGASIYVVERLKVLVRAKLLTDHPGIKPSCVNAILLDHFLWDYRRKHAAELEYIPFHKTISVYY from the coding sequence ATGCTGCGCAGCGCGCGCTTTTTACTCTCAGTCACCCGGCAACTTGTACCTCGTGCGGTAGTACACCAGCCCCTCGCACGTGCACACTACTGTGGCGTAAAACTACCCGCTTCAAACAACCATTCGAAATCCAGCATGGCTCCTCAACTCCTGCCGGCCGCATCCGGCGAGCTGATCGTGAAAAATGCTCGCCATCTCACCGTCCACGAGGAGGCGATCGAAAAGCTAGCGGACCGTGTCATCCGCGGCATCAAGGAGAAGGAAATTAACATTGAAAACTTCTCCCAGCACGAGCACCACCCGACGGCGAAGGATGCACACGCGCCCAACTGGATCTTTCTGATCGATACGCTTAACTTTTGCTTCTGGACGCCGGGAAGCGACGCCACCAAGTGGAAGGTGGACGGCCAAACCGGATACTTTGCGCTGTGTGCCGCTATCAATCGGGCCATGCGCGAAGGCATCGACATCACCAACCCGGCGTACTATGCAAAGATAACGCTCGAGCAGCTCGAATCGATTCTACGATCGGACACGGAAGGCACGAAGGCACCGCTGCTGGAAGAGCGGGTGCAATGTCTGCACGAAGTAGGCCGCGTACTGCTCGACCGGTACGAGGGACGGTTCGAAAACTGTGTCCGCGCGTGTGAAGGTTCCGCGGTGAAGCTACTCCAGCGCGTCGTGGAAGATTTCCCCTGCTTCCGGGACGAGGCCATCCTCGAGCATGAAGCCGATGGTGCAACGATCGAGACACGTGTTTCGTTCTACAAGCGTGCGCAGATCTTGGTGGGAGATCTGTGGTCCTGCTACCGGGGGGAGGGATTGGGCCGGTTCGAGGACATCGATGCGATTACAATGTTTGCCGACTACCGGGTGCCGCAGGTGTTGGTCCACTTCGGCACGCTCGCGTACGGGGACGAGCTGATGGCAGTGCTGAAGGAGGATAAACTGCTCGCGAATGGATGCCGCGAGGAGATGGAAATTCGTGGCGCATCCATCTACGTGGTGGAGCGGTTGAAGGTGCTGGTGCGGGCGAAGCTGCTCACCGACCATCCGGGCATTAAGCCGAGCTGCGTCAATGCGATCCTGCTCGACCATTTCCTGTGGGACTATCGGCGGAAGCACGCGGCCGAGCTGGAGTACATTCCGTTCCACAAGACGATCAGCGTTTACTATTGA
- the LOC120947711 gene encoding uncharacterized protein LOC120947711, protein MFHHRHLNGVASLARSFSRIALREPTSAAVFPVLAVKTPTLSRPQIPLKAHESSILLPVRPLELRSSVGNVEIGNSIRRNPLIPLKEIIDIPAVSRIIENPVQPPTGPIGDNLTLIPSLDLPTDTGSKDEHGKQAARLIVIRRRKMRKHKLKKLRKRMKFEWLKVRQRRELKKEKLFQAELLGQIKEAEKFSAEAYVASKLRQATDVPLPRFWKGKRLPEFIIKQKLGME, encoded by the exons ATGTTCCATCACAGGCATTTAAATG GAGTTGCGTCACTGGCGCGCAGTTTCAGCCGCATCGCACTCAGAGAACCAACATCAGCTGCGGTGTTTCCGGTGCTCGCAGTGAAAACCCCAACCCTAAGCAGGCCACAAATACCCCTCAAAGCACACGAATCCTCAATACTGCTTCCGGTACGTCCACTAGAGCTTCGTTCCTCGGTTGGAAATGTGGAGATTGGCAATAGCATCCGGCGGAATCCACTGATCCCGCTGAAAGAAATCATCGACATTCCGGCCGTATCACGCATTATCGAAAATCCGGTACAACCGCCCACCGGGCCGATCGGTGATAACCTCACACTGATACCGTCGCTCGACCTTCCGACCGATACCGGGTCGAAGGATGAGCACGGTAAACAGGCGGCCCGGCTCATCGTCATCCGGAGGCGCAAAATGCGCAAGCACAAGCTGAAGAAGCTTCGCAAGCGCATGAAGTTTGAGTGGTTAAAG GTCCGACAAAGGCGCGAGCTGAAGAAGGAAAAGCTCTTCCAGGCGGAACTGTTGGGACAGATCAAGGAGGCGGAAAAGTTTTCCGCGGAAGCGTACGTGGCGAGCAAGCTGCGACAGGCCACCGACGTGCCGCTGCCACGCTTCTGGAAGGGCAAACGGTTGCCCGAGTTTATTATTAAGCAAAAGTTAGGCATGGAGTAG
- the LOC120947712 gene encoding uncharacterized protein LOC120947712 produces the protein MPRSAWVEIFLLLTVTIATTVWAADADKVVFQFPEYDFKETSKNELTFREYESACDQSNRCAEFDGIERTRCVRECISPSCYQEIYKFDELEEGEIDVRLNSFRACFMQRLNRNRG, from the exons ATGCCACGCTCTGCCTGGGTGGAAATTTTCCTCCTGCTAACCGTCACAATCGCCACCACAGTATGGGCAGCCGATGCCGACAAAGTAGTGTTTCAGTTTCCCGAGTATGATTTTAAGGAGACGAGCAAAAAT GAGCTCACATTCCGCGAGTACGAATCAGCCTGCGACCAAAGCAATCGATGTGCGGAGTTTGATGGCATCGAAAGGACACGGTGCGTGCGGGAATGCATTTCGCCATCTTGCTACCAGGAAATATACAAGTTCGATGAG CTCGAGGAAGGCGAAATCGATGTACGACTGAACTCATTCCGTGCCTGTTTTATGCAACGACTCAATCGCAACCGTGGCTAG